Proteins encoded in a region of the Inquilinus sp. KBS0705 genome:
- a CDS encoding DUF4136 domain-containing protein has product MKKYIHLMLAAVILSAMSACSSYNYYTAAQNKTNLTAYRTFAIAPVQKNPNKQWRPLDEIGNGKLQEAAKQALTTKGLTLTNQNPDLLVSYATVTGRGTKTEFYTPYYGGFYGGWGYGWYRPYWGFGYGWGPGYGWGPGWAQKVHYKEGTVIIDLIDARTNQIVWRGYGVGELHNPKQTMKDLPKVVEGIINQLQLTTPPVKS; this is encoded by the coding sequence ATGAAAAAGTATATTCATTTAATGCTGGCAGCGGTAATTTTATCGGCAATGTCGGCCTGCAGCAGTTATAATTATTATACCGCTGCACAAAACAAAACCAACCTTACAGCTTATCGCACTTTTGCGATAGCACCCGTTCAAAAAAATCCAAATAAACAGTGGCGACCGTTAGACGAAATTGGTAACGGTAAATTACAGGAAGCCGCCAAGCAGGCCTTAACAACCAAAGGCTTAACCCTTACCAATCAAAACCCCGATTTGTTGGTTAGCTACGCTACAGTAACAGGCCGTGGTACAAAAACAGAGTTTTATACACCGTATTATGGTGGGTTTTATGGTGGTTGGGGTTATGGCTGGTACCGCCCTTATTGGGGCTTTGGCTATGGTTGGGGCCCGGGTTATGGCTGGGGACCAGGATGGGCACAAAAGGTACATTACAAAGAGGGTACTGTAATTATAGACCTGATAGATGCCAGAACCAACCAAATTGTATGGCGCGGCTATGGTGTTGGCGAATTGCATAACCCAAAACAAACCATGAAAGATTTGCCTAAAGTAGTTGAAGGTATTATTAATCAGCTACAGTTAACCACCCCGCCTGTTAAGTCATAA
- the gldB gene encoding gliding motility lipoprotein GldB — protein MSANSAKNQLIYITIMVGLLFTACTRSKKIDVSNIAVDVKVERFDADFDSLRVKPMDEQAGFLLKKYGPFYTDFIERVLKAGSARDTAYFTRLRAIFADKAYADLKHDVDAAYPNMDKQNAELTDAFRRIKYYYPKKNMPKVYAYFSGFQAQTTIGDGYIGIGLDLFLGADSRFYPALIEGFPHYISRRFTPENITPRVVEDIAREDMFPESEKNTSLLSKMIYNGKILYFMDQVLPDVPDSLKVGYTPEQMKWCESFKGNIWGYFLEENLLYETDYQKITKYLNEAPFTPGLGDKNDSAPKLGIWTGWQIVRQYMDKHPDVTLQQLMVDNDAQRILNESKYRPKNQ, from the coding sequence ATGAGCGCTAATTCTGCCAAAAACCAACTTATTTACATAACTATTATGGTAGGCCTGTTGTTTACAGCCTGCACCCGCAGTAAAAAGATAGATGTAAGCAACATAGCGGTTGATGTTAAGGTAGAACGCTTTGACGCCGACTTTGACTCGCTTAGGGTAAAGCCCATGGACGAGCAGGCGGGGTTTTTACTCAAAAAATACGGCCCATTTTATACTGATTTTATTGAAAGGGTATTAAAGGCCGGATCGGCGCGCGATACGGCTTATTTTACCCGGCTAAGGGCTATTTTTGCTGATAAAGCCTACGCCGACCTTAAACACGATGTGGATGCCGCCTACCCTAATATGGATAAGCAAAACGCCGAGCTGACGGACGCTTTCAGGCGTATTAAGTACTATTACCCTAAAAAGAACATGCCCAAGGTTTACGCCTATTTTTCGGGTTTCCAGGCGCAAACTACCATAGGCGATGGTTATATAGGCATCGGGCTCGATCTTTTTTTGGGGGCCGATTCCAGGTTTTACCCGGCACTTATCGAAGGCTTTCCGCACTATATATCGCGCCGCTTTACCCCCGAAAACATTACCCCACGTGTGGTTGAGGATATAGCCCGCGAGGATATGTTCCCTGAGAGTGAGAAAAACACATCACTGCTAAGCAAGATGATATACAACGGGAAAATATTGTACTTTATGGACCAGGTGCTGCCCGATGTGCCCGACTCGTTAAAAGTTGGCTATACGCCTGAGCAAATGAAATGGTGCGAGAGCTTTAAAGGCAATATTTGGGGATATTTTTTAGAGGAGAACCTGCTTTACGAAACAGACTACCAAAAGATAACCAAATATTTGAATGAGGCCCCTTTTACCCCCGGCTTGGGCGACAAGAACGATTCGGCACCTAAGCTGGGTATTTGGACAGGCTGGCAAATTGTAAGGCAATATATGGATAAGCACCCCGATGTTACCCTGCAACAGCTAATGGTTGATAATGATGCGCAGAGGATACTAAATGAATCTAAATACCGACCCAAAAACCAATGA
- a CDS encoding NAD+ synthase: MKIALAQLNYHVGNFESNTNKIISSIKQANQNGADLVVFAELCVCGYPARDFLEFEEFISLCDDAAKTIAAECMDIACIIGLPTPNNNSEGKDLNNSAYFIENGVVRAIVNKALLPNYDIFDEYRYFEPSTQFNCIDFKGKRIALTICEDLWNTIENPLYITRPMDTLIKQNPDVMINIAASPFAYNHDEERIAILSDNAGRYNLPLLYVNHVGAQTELIFDGGSLVFDSAGKLIDELPYFEEHTAYYTLQDNNELTFEHATTAKPERQSDIEQIHQGLILGIRDYFYKSGFKQAILGLSGGIDSAVVCALAAEALGAQNVMAVLLPSKFSSTHSLKDAEDLVSNLGCKSETVAIAKITQAFEDALQPQFSGLTFNIAEENIQSRSRAVLLMAMCNKFGYILLNTSNKSEAAVGYGTLYGDMCGGISVIGDVFKTQVFELARYLNRDREIIPENTIVKPPSAELRPDQKDTDSLPEYDILDAILEQYIVHRRSSAEIIKQGFDEAVVRKVLRLVNIAEHKRYQTPPILRVSPKAFGMGRRMPIVGKYLS; the protein is encoded by the coding sequence ATGAAGATCGCATTAGCCCAGCTTAATTACCATGTAGGTAATTTTGAATCGAACACCAATAAAATTATAAGCAGTATAAAACAGGCTAATCAAAACGGCGCCGACCTGGTAGTTTTTGCCGAATTGTGTGTTTGCGGCTACCCGGCGCGCGACTTTTTAGAATTTGAAGAATTTATAAGCTTATGTGATGATGCAGCTAAAACCATAGCTGCCGAGTGTATGGATATAGCCTGTATTATAGGCCTGCCGACGCCAAACAATAACAGTGAGGGTAAGGACCTTAATAATTCGGCCTATTTCATCGAGAACGGCGTGGTAAGGGCCATTGTAAATAAGGCGCTGTTGCCTAACTACGATATTTTTGACGAGTACCGCTACTTTGAGCCATCTACCCAGTTTAATTGTATTGATTTTAAGGGAAAACGTATAGCGCTTACCATTTGCGAGGATTTATGGAACACCATAGAAAATCCGCTTTATATTACCCGCCCAATGGATACGCTGATAAAGCAAAACCCTGATGTGATGATAAACATTGCCGCGTCGCCGTTTGCTTATAACCACGATGAAGAGCGTATTGCTATTTTAAGTGACAATGCCGGCAGATATAATTTGCCCCTGTTGTATGTAAACCATGTAGGTGCCCAAACCGAGTTGATATTTGACGGTGGATCGCTGGTGTTTGATAGTGCAGGTAAGCTGATAGACGAGCTACCGTATTTTGAAGAACATACCGCCTATTACACCCTGCAGGATAATAATGAACTAACATTTGAACACGCCACTACAGCTAAGCCCGAAAGGCAAAGCGATATTGAACAAATACACCAGGGCCTTATTTTAGGCATACGCGATTATTTTTATAAATCGGGTTTTAAACAGGCCATACTCGGCCTTTCGGGCGGAATAGATTCGGCTGTGGTATGCGCACTGGCTGCCGAGGCCTTGGGTGCCCAAAATGTAATGGCGGTATTGCTGCCTTCAAAATTCTCCAGTACGCACTCGTTAAAAGATGCCGAGGACTTGGTGAGTAATCTGGGCTGCAAATCGGAAACGGTGGCTATAGCCAAAATTACCCAGGCCTTTGAAGATGCTTTGCAACCGCAATTTAGCGGCTTAACCTTTAACATAGCCGAAGAAAATATACAATCGCGCAGTAGGGCGGTATTACTAATGGCCATGTGCAATAAGTTTGGTTACATATTGCTAAATACCTCAAATAAAAGCGAGGCAGCTGTAGGTTATGGTACCTTATATGGCGATATGTGCGGCGGGATATCAGTAATAGGTGATGTTTTTAAAACTCAGGTTTTTGAATTGGCCCGTTACCTAAACCGCGACAGAGAGATCATCCCCGAAAATACCATAGTTAAACCACCATCGGCCGAATTAAGGCCCGACCAGAAGGACACCGACTCGTTACCCGAGTACGATATATTGGATGCTATATTAGAGCAGTATATTGTACACCGCCGCTCATCGGCCGAAATTATTAAACAAGGTTTTGATGAGGCTGTAGTGCGCAAGGTATTAAGGCTGGTAAACATTGCCGAGCATAAACGCTACCAAACCCCGCCAATATTAAGGGTATCGCCAAAGGCATTTGGTATGGGGCGGCGTATGCCAATAGTAGGCAAGTATCTATCATGA